The region TCGTTGATTCATGTATTAAGGGCAAGGCTTATATGCAACACACAGAAAATGTTTGGCCTATGTATGTTTCGCTGAAAAAAGTCGAAAAAATGATTGGCCGCTGGCCATCAGTAACATGGGAAGTCGATGAAATACTTCCTGCAACGCACGACATGCCTGAAGGTGCCAAGTTAGTTCTGTTTGAATTACATAAAGATGAACGAGGCAGTTACCGTATCAACTTAGATATGGAAAACACCATGTTATATATCGTATGTGATGAGTTAGAAGATGGTACCTATGTTCCTGCGATGATTTCATGTGACCAAAATGTCGCCGCGGGATGCTTAGAGTCAGAAACCCCAGTGCTAAATTTGCCAATGCCACAAGCACTAGCTTGTTGGGTGGAAGCATTTATAACACGTCATGGCGAAGTTGAAATTTCAGCTAAACGTCGTAAGCATGTTAACCGCCGAAAGGATACTGGCCCAAGCACAGATCACCTTCGGAGAGATTAATGAGCGATAAACCTAAAGGATTTTTTTCTCGTTGGACTGAGCGACGTGAGCAAGTAGAAGCTGAAGCCACACGTGACGTTGAGCAACAAGAGCAACTTCAAAAGCAAGAGGAAGAACAGCTGCTTGCGCAAACCTCACAAGAGGATGAAACACTAGAATCGACTCAACCAGAGAAAATTCTTGAAGCTGAAGATTTACCTGATCCAGAGAAAATTCAAGTTGGCGGCAGTTTTGCTTCATTCATGGGTGCCAATGTATCACCTGAAGCTAAATCAGCAGCGTTAAAAGCATTATGGAAACAGCCACAGTATAACGAAATTGACGGTTTACTAGAGTATGCCCTT is a window of Shewanella donghaensis DNA encoding:
- a CDS encoding DUF3306 domain-containing protein, with the protein product MSDKPKGFFSRWTERREQVEAEATRDVEQQEQLQKQEEEQLLAQTSQEDETLESTQPEKILEAEDLPDPEKIQVGGSFASFMGANVSPEAKSAALKALWKQPQYNEIDGLLEYALDYSNQPKLSAEVSAELAKKVFRHVMKDKDETEEEQELLASEGDETVVEATDASPAIDDKSELVSATNLEGESLNQSDDLVMAEETVTSVSSNAKV
- a CDS encoding DUF3305 domain-containing protein, whose protein sequence is MQHTENVWPMYVSLKKVEKMIGRWPSVTWEVDEILPATHDMPEGAKLVLFELHKDERGSYRINLDMENTMLYIVCDELEDGTYVPAMISCDQNVAAGCLESETPVLNLPMPQALACWVEAFITRHGEVEISAKRRKHVNRRKDTGPSTDHLRRD